Within Trichoderma atroviride chromosome 2, complete sequence, the genomic segment CTCCACCACGACCTGTCGCGAGTCTCGTCCCAGCATCAGAGCCGCCTCTTTCCCTTCGACTTCGCATCTCCTCTGCCTTCACCGGTGCAGGGCCTTCTGGAGGAGGGCATCCTTATTTCGAAGACACTCTTCTGTTCGCCCATCGACAGAGCGAGTGCGGCGCACCTCTGAAATACTCGTCTCGGcgcttctcctctcttcgaCTCTACGGAAAGCTGGCGGGGTTTGCGGCGCAATGTAAGCTTTCGCCGTCTGCCTCCTCTCCGCCCTTTCTTCACCGTCGCCCACCGCGCGCTCCTGGGTTCTCGTCTTTCCTTGCCCGATTCTTCTTCGTTCCGTCTTTGCTGCCCGTCCACGATATCGTTTGAGTTCCTGTCGTCATCGCTGTCTTGCTCATAACTTCCCAAACTGTAAGTGCTTGTGACACCAGGCTGTGGTTGCCACCCCTAGCTTGGAGTATAGATAGCTGGAGAGCTTCGCGAGAGCATCTTTTGCCATACGCAAACTAACGGCATCAATTTACTTAGGCGcttgttctttgttctctGTTTCCCGTTTGCCTTtgttgcttctctcttttatttaCCTATCTACCACCGCTTTCAAAGCTCAAACCAtccacctctcttctcttcttcgcctaCCGTCTTACAACGATCCGACACTTTACGAAGTATCATACTACAAATAGATCAAAGCGCAAGCGTTAGACTTCCCCTAGTCTTGCCTTGACCCCGATTTCTGTGGAATATACCACTCGCCAAACTTGCTATTCTCGCCTTAATATCTGCGTCGGTCTGCGTTATCAGACCCGACCGCCCGCAGTCATGGTGTTGGACGAGCACTACGAGATGTGCCTGCCCATCTTGCAGGACCCCGCgctcgaagatgaggatAAGACCGATAAAATAGAAGAGCTCTTCAAAAAGGAAACCAACATGGTTGGCTCGTCTCTGGAGAATGCCATCCTCGATGTCATGTGGAGATGGCGGGAATGCGGAGGCACCTCCACGTCACCGCCTCCAATCCGTCAGACCATCCTGCGACGaccatcgccagcttcgtGGAGAGGCGGAACGCCGTTATCAGGCTCGCCTCGCTTGGCCGTCAGTCCTCTCGCGCCGCCAGGGTATATCCCTGCCACCTTTGGCAGGACCAAGTCGGTTACGGCCTCTCCCTTTGGCTCGCCGCgagcctcgcctcgcctggCTTTTGCGACCCCTGTGATTCCCCATAGTCCAAATCTCAATGCATATGAGTTCGCTAGCGACCCCACCCCCGCCACAGAGATCCTTGGAGAGTACCAGATCGAGAATGTCGACTGGCTCGTCAATGATGATACCATCAGCCTCTCCTCGTCTGTGGGGACCACCAAGAGCCTCAATGCCGCCGCGCCAGAGTTTTCGTCAATGTCCTCGCAGCAAATCGACATGTCGCCTTACGACATGCTTAGGTCAATCCTGGGACACACAAGGACAGACGAAGAGATAGAATCTGCTCTTGCGGCACACAACTACGACTTGAGCGCTACTATTACGTCCATGATGGAGATTCAGCAGGACGGAGGTGTCCGGCTCGATGAGCCCAAAAATGTCCTCATTGGCAAATCTATATCTGCAGAGGGTCGTCCATCTACCCCAGTGAACCAAAAAGCAGGTGTCATTTGCAAATTCTATATGTCTACCGGACAGTGTCTGCGCGCAGACTGCCGATTCAGCCATGACCTAAGCAACCACCTCTGCAAGTAAGTTTTTAAGTAATCCCAGTGTGGCGTTTTATCAGCAAGGTATAGCCTGCTAACATGCTCAACTTAGATATTGGGTCATGGGTAACTGCTTGGCCGGCGAGACATGCATCTTCTCGCACGACCCGTCCAAGCTCGTAAACAAAATGTCTCTGGAAAGCGGCTCCAATACTCCTACTAGAAGTCATAGTAGCTTGATGCTCCAGGATATGAATTCGTTCCCCTCTTTACATGGCGATTCAGACCATCATGGAGGCTATTCAGGTAGCCCCAACTATGCTTCATCGCCGGGGATGCGATCCCTGCGGGCCGAGAGCCCACGCCCTAGATCACGACCCGGAAGCCGACACCAGCTGAAAGAAAACTACATAGCTGCTCCTGCCCTCGATGATAACGAGGCTTTCCCTTCCCTTGGTGCGGCTATCGCAAAGCAGGGGAAGAAGCATCATGGCAAACGTGGCGGCCACGGTCATAAGGAGAACGGTACTAGCTCTTTGGCCGACATTGTCAAGATGAATCCACCTGCATCTCCTAGGCTCGAAGTGCGCAAGCCTGTTAGCAACGGAAACGGCGTCGTTGGCAGCTCTGGCGAACAtggcgctgcagctctggCGATACCCAGCCCAAAGCATGTTCCCTGGCTTGAAACTGGAGAACGGGCCAACAAAGCATATCTCAAGGCCCGCCAGGAGGCTATCAAACATGGCGGCCTGAGGAACAAGTTTCTACAAAGGTATGTCTTTGATCATTAATCATCATCAGGCTATGTGTTTCTAACAAGAACTGCCAGCGCTGCACAAGCATGGAATCGCAACGATGCACGGGCTGCCAAGGCTCTCAGTCTCCGCGGCCAGAGCGAGAATGACCTGATGAGAAAGGCTCACAGAGAGGCGGCTCGCGAACTATACGAGGAGCGCAACAAGAATCTGGACGCCGTGTCTGAAGTGTATGTCGACCTCCACGGTCTCCATCCGGAAGAGGCTGTGGAGTACCTGGAAAAAGTCCTCTTGGAGAATGAAAAGGGAAATCGACCTGTTTACGCCATCACCGGCACCGGTCACCACAGCAAGAATGGCAAGGATAAAGTGGGAAAAGCGATCCGGTCGTTCTTGAATGAGTGGCGATATGCGTACCGAGAATTCTCCGTGCCAGGAGATCGCAATAGCATGGGCGGCATCTTGGGGGTGGACGCCAGCAGCTGGGACAAGTCACTTGCACGGGATGGAGCTGACGAAGAGAAATCCACT encodes:
- a CDS encoding uncharacterized protein (EggNog:ENOG41); amino-acid sequence: MVLDEHYEMCLPILQDPALEDEDKTDKIEELFKKETNMVGSSLENAILDVMWRWRECGGTSTSPPPIRQTILRRPSPASWRGGTPLSGSPRLAVSPLAPPGYIPATFGRTKSVTASPFGSPRASPRLAFATPVIPHSPNLNAYEFASDPTPATEILGEYQIENVDWLVNDDTISLSSSVGTTKSLNAAAPEFSSMSSQQIDMSPYDMLRSILGHTRTDEEIESALAAHNYDLSATITSMMEIQQDGGVRLDEPKNVLIGKSISAEGRPSTPVNQKAGVICKFYMSTGQCLRADCRFSHDLSNHLCKYWVMGNCLAGETCIFSHDPSKLVNKMSLESGSNTPTRSHSSLMLQDMNSFPSLHGDSDHHGGYSGSPNYASSPGMRSLRAESPRPRSRPGSRHQLKENYIAAPALDDNEAFPSLGAAIAKQGKKHHGKRGGHGHKENGTSSLADIVKMNPPASPRLEVRKPVSNGNGVVGSSGEHGAAALAIPSPKHVPWLETGERANKAYLKARQEAIKHGGLRNKFLQSAAQAWNRNDARAAKALSLRGQSENDLMRKAHREAARELYEERNKNLDAVSEVYVDLHGLHPEEAVEYLEKVLLENEKGNRPVYAITGTGHHSKNGKDKVGKAIRSFLNEWRYAYREFSVPGDRNSMGGILGVDASSWDKSLARDGADEEKSTVDFLSQGIEIGDGKVRMLVREPPKGPSRR